The genomic DNA TCAGCCACATCACGGCGCCCTGGAGGTCGTTCAGCCCGGCCTGGAGCGGCTTGGTGAACGGCGCCATGGCGGGATCCTCGCCGTGGTCCTTCAGGAAGGTCTGGACCTCGCCCAGGAAGGTCATCATTGCCCGGCCGCCGTCCTTCGGCAGCTTGCGGCCGATCAGGTCCATGGCCTGGATGCCGTTGGCGCCCTCGTAGATCATGGCGATGCGGGCGTCGCGCACGAACTGCGACATGCCCCATTCCTCGATGTAGCCGTGGCCGCCGAGGAGCTGCTGGGCCTCGACCGCGTTGGCGAAGCCGCGATCGGTGAACACGCCCTTCACCACCGGGGTCATCAGGCCGAGGTGGTCGTCGGCGGCCTGCCGCTCCTTGGCGTCCTCGGAGCGGTGCAGGATGTCGGCCTGGAGCGCGGTCCAGAGCATGAGGGCCCGGGCCGCCTCGTTGAAGGCGCGGATCTGCATCAGCGTGCGGCGCACGTCGGGGTGGACGATGATTGGGTCGGCGGCCTTCTCGGGCGCCTTGGCGCCGGTCAGGGCCCGGCCCTGCAGCCGGTCCTTCGCGTAGGCGGCCGCGTTCTGGTAGGCGACTTCGGACTGGCCGAGGCCCTGGACGCCGACGGCGAGCCGCGCCTCGTTCATCATCACGAACATGGCGTTGAGGCCGCGATTCTCCTGGCCCACGAGCCAGCCCGTCGCCCCGTCATAGTTCATCACGCAGGTGGCGTTGCCGTGGATGCCCATCTTGTGCTCGAGGGAACCGCAGGACACGCCGTTGCGCGCCCCGAGGGACCCGTCGGCGTTCACGAGGAATTTCGGCACCACGAAGAGCGAGATGCCCTTGGTGCCGGCGGGCGCCCCCTCGATCCGGGCGATGACGAGGTGCACGATGTTCTCGGCGAGATCGTGCTCGCCGGCCGAGATGAAGATCTTGGTGCCGGTGATGCTGTAGGAGCCGTCGCCGTTCGGCACGGCCTTGGTCTTGAGCAGGCCGAGATCCGTGCCGCAATGCGGCTCGGTCAGGTTCATGGTGCCGGTCCACGCGCCCTCGACCATCTTGGGCAGGTACAGGGCCTTCTGCTCCTCCGAGCCGTGGACCAGCAGGGCCGCCATCGCGCCCTGCGTCAGGCCGGGATACATGCCGAAGGCGAGGTTCGCGCCCGAGGCGAATTCCTGGATCGCCGTGTTGAGGGTGTGGGGCAGCCCCTGGCCGCCATAGGCCTCGGGCACCGACAGCCCCATCCAGCCGCCGCTGGCGTATGTGTCGTAGGCGGCCTTGAATCCGGTCGGCGTGCGCACCGTGCCGTCGGCCTCGCGGCGACAGCCCTCGACGTCGCCCGTGCGGTTGAGCGGGGCGAGCACCTCCTCGGCGAGCTTCGCGCCCTCGCGCAGGACGGCCTCGACCACGTCGGGCGAGGCGTCGGCGAAGCCCGCCAAGTTGTCCCGGGCGTGGAAGCCGAGGACGTCGGTGAGCAAGAACAGCGTATCCTCGACCGGAGCGCGATACTGCGGCATCTCTGGCTTCCCCCGTCTGGTGCGGGCCTGTCGGAACGGCCCGCCGCGTTGGCCGCATGTAAACGCCACGCTGCCCGCGGAGCAACGGCTCCGCCCGCCCATCGCGCGACACGCGCGGCCGTTCCTCGCAGCGGGTTGGTCGCGGCCATTACCGGGCCCAGCAAACCTTAACTTCGTGTTTACCAAGAAAGTTAATGGTCACGCTCGAACGATCCGACGCGTGCGTCCGTGGATACCGAATTCCGGTCCCGCTCTGCGCCGAGGAAACGGACGCCGAACGCTGCCGACGACAGGCCACCGATGACCCGCAACGCGATGCCGCAGCTCGACAGTTTCGATCCCGAGGTGCTCGACGCGGCCCGCGACGTGGCGGCGCGGGCAGGCGTGCCGCTCGAGACCTGGATCGCGTCTGTGGTGCCGCAGCAGCAATCGGCCGGCCAGGGCAATCGCCGGCACCGGCGGCGTCACCGCGCCGAGCAGCTCGCCCTCGGCGGGAGCCGGCCCGAGGCGTCGGCCGAGCGATCCCCGCCGCCGGCCTCGCCCGATCACCGGCCTCACGGCACGGCGCAGGGCGCCGACGGCTACGGCGACGGCATCGCCGCTCTGATGGACCGCCTCGACGGCCTCGACCGCGCCCTCGACCACGAGCGGCGCGCCACCCAGGAGGCCGAGGCGCGGCGCCTCGCGGAGATCGAGTCGCGCATCGAGCGCGCCCTGAAGGCGGCGCCCGTCCAGCAGGTGACCGAGCGGCTCGGCGACATCGAGCGCCGCATGTCCCAGCTCGGCGAGCAGGTCGCCGCGACCCGCCAGCCCGGCCGTCGCCCGCGCCCCGCCGCCGCCGACATCCGCAGCGCCGTCCAGGACATCCGCCAGCGGCAGCGCGAACTGGCGCAGAGCGCCGAGGCGGCGCCGGCCGCCGCTCCGGCCGATGGTGGCGTTGTCGCCAGCATGCGTCTGGACCTCGCCCGCCGGCTGGAGGCGCGGATCGAGGAGGGCGTCGCCCCGTCGACCGCGCTGCTCGAGCTGCAGGAGGAGACCACGCGCCTGCGGGAGGCGATCAACCAGTTGGCGACGAGCCGGGATATCGGCGCCCTCGAGCAGGCCGTCGTCACTCTCGCGAGCGGCATCGAGCGCGCCCAGGCGGGGACCGATCTCACCGCCATCGCGGTGCCGATCGAGCAGGTCCGGGCTCAGGTCGAGCGCCTCGCCGAGGAGGTGGCCGAGAACGTTCACAGCCGCGTCGCGGAGGATGTCCGGCGCCTCGCCGAGCGCCTCGACACCGCGGCCGCGACCGGCGCCGCCGGCCCGGATGACCACACGCTCGCGGGCCTGTTCGCCGAACTCGAGGAGATCCGCCGCCAGATCGGCGCGCTCGCCGGTCCGGAGCGAATCCAGGGCCTCGCGCAGAGCCTGCAGGCGGTGAGCGCGCAGATCGCCCAGCTGCAGCGGACGGCCGCCGCTCCGGATCTGCGTCCGCTCCTGGAGGAGATCCGCAGCGACGTGAAGATCGCCGCGCCTGCGGCATTGGCGGAGCAGATCCAGGCGCTCGCCGAGAAGGTCGACGTGCTCTGCGCGCGGGACGACTGGTCCGAGCGCGCCGGCGAGGCGAGTGTTGCCCGCTCGGGCGACATGGCCTCCATCCACGCCATGCTGCGCAGCCTCGCCGAGAAGGTCGATCAGGTCGGCACCCGCTCCGAGCAGGAGGGCCTCGACGCCCTGGAGCGGCAGGTGGTCTCCCTGGCCGGTCGCCTCGACGCGCCGCACAGCGCCGATCCGGCGCTGGCCGGGCTGGAGCGCACCATGGGCGACCTGCTGCGGCAGGTGACGGCGCTCCGGGAAACGGCACCGAGCGAGGCTGTGGTGGAGCGGGCCGCCCGCAACGCGGTCGCTCAGACCCTCCAGACGTCCGGCCTCGGCACGGCCGAGTCCGGGGAGATCGGCCTCCTGCGCGCCAGCCTCGCGGACATGCAGGCCCGGCAGGTTGCCTCCGATCAGCGCCTCGGCGCCACCCTGGAGGGTGTGCAGTCGGCCCTGGAGCGACTTCTAATCCGGCTCGGCCCCGCCGAGGCCGTCCCGGCGCGGGCTCCGTCCCTCGACGAGCGACTGATGTCGTCGACGAGCCCCGAGGTGGCGCTCGCGCCCGTCGAGGCGCGCCCCAAGCCGCGGCGCGACGGTGCCGAGGCATCCCGCCTCGCCGACGACCTGCTGGAGCCCGGAAGCGGCCGGCCGCCGCGCGAGCCGCGCTCGGCCCGCGAGCCGTCCGCCCGCCGGCCCGCGCAGGAGCGTCTCGGCGACGTCGCCGCCGCGCGGTCCGCGGCCGATGCCAAGTCCGAGACCGACATCAAGACCAGCTTCATCGCCGCGGCGCGCCGCGCGGCTCAGGCCGCGCAGGCGGAGCTGGCCGCCGAGGCACCGGCCGAGCGCCGGGAAGCCAGGGGCGACCGGGTGGCGGCCCTCCAGGGTGCCGCGACCGGACGCCTCGGCCGCCTGCGCGCCGAGATCGACCGCCGGCGCCGACCGCTGCTGCTCGGCCTCGCCGCCATCGTGCTGGCCCTGGGGGCGCTCCAGGCGATCACCATGCGCGGCGCGGACGAGCCGCGGCCCGCGGCTCCGACGAGCCAGGTGGCGCCGTCCCGCGGGGATGCGGCGACTGTCCAGAGAGACGCTCCGGACGTGTCCAAGGACGCAGTCAAGGAGAGCGCGGAAGCGAAGCCGGCCCCGGCCGATCCCACGACGACCCAGGCCCTGCCCAGCCCCGTTCCCGCGGAAGCCCGGCCCAACGCCAAGTCGGCGGTGCCGCAGGTCTCCGGGATGAACACCCTGCAGGCCGAACTCGGCAACCTTCCGCCGGCGCTGGCCAAGGTGAAGCTCGCCGCCCTCGACGGCGACGGCGCGGCGATCTGGGACCTCGCCACCCGCGAGGCCGACGGCCGCGGCATGCCGCGCGACCTGTCGATCGCCGCCAAGCTCTACGAGAAGTTGGCCTCGGCCGGTTACGCGCCCGCCCAGTACAAGCTCGCGGGCCATTACGAGAAGGGCTCGGGCGTCGTTCGCGACCTCGACAAGGCGAAGCTCTGGTACGGCCGCGCGGCCGAGCAGGGCCACGCCCGCTCCATGCACAATCTGGCTGTGCTCTACGCCGAGAACCCGGCCGCCAACGGTAAGCCGGACTTCGCCTCCGCGGCCTCGTGGTTCCGCCAGGGCGCCGAGTTCGGTGTCCGCGACAGCCAGTACAATCTCGGCGTCCTCTACGCGCGCGGCCTCGGCCTGACGCAGGACCTGATCCAGTCCTACGCGTGGTTCTCCGCCGCCGCGAGCCAGGGCGACGACGATGCCGGCAAGAAGCGCGACGACGTGGCCAACAAGCTGAGCCCCGCCGATCTCGCCAGCGCCAAGAGCCTCGCGGCGAACTTCAAGCCGCGAAAGATCGACGCGGCGGTCAACGAGCCGCCCGCGCCGAAGCTGCCGGCCAGCGCGCCGATGTCCCTGCTCGGCGCGCCGATGCCCGGCGCCGTTCCGTTCACGGCCCCGCCGCGTCGGAGCTGATGCCGGTCCGGGCGCGGGGCCCGGCCGCGGCTCCGACCTTGACCGCCACGCCGCGATGCGGGAACGCTGCGGCAGGGCGGCGTCGGACCGGGGGTCGGATCGCACGGGTCGCCAACCCTTGCCGATGCCCGGAGGATGGATGGCGCACCGGAACTCTGTCCCGCTCGGCGCCATCGTCCTCGGTGTCGCCGGGCTCATCCCGTTCCTGGGCTTCGCGGCCCTGGCGGTGTCGGGCACCGACGGCGGCCTGAGCAGCATCGGCCTGTCGCCCCGCACCATCCTGTCGGCCTACGGCGCGGTGATCGCCTCGTTCCTGGGCGGGATCCGTTGGGGCGCAGCCGCGGCGCGCAACGCCGGCAACGGCGATTATCTCGTGGCCATCGTGCCGTCCCTGGTGGCCTGGGCCGCGATGGCCGCGCCCGCGCCGTGGGACCTGCGCATCCTCGGCGGACTCGTGCTCGCCTGGGGCCTCATCGATCAGGATCTGCCCCGCCGCGGGCTCGCGCCCCTCTGGCTCGGTCGCCTGCGCTTGGTTCTCTCGGGCGTCGCCGGGGCCGCGCTCCTCGTGGCGGCCTGACGGGTCGCGCGAACCGGCAGCCGCGCGGCGAGCGCCGTCAGGTCTCGCGGCTCATCTCGCGCAGGAGGTTCAGGACGGCGTTGCGGCGCGCCGGCGACTTGATCGAACGGAACAGCGCGGCGACTTCCGCGCAGTCCCGCGCGTCCTGATCCGCCGCGGTCTCGTCCGGCCGGTCCGGCTGCAGAAAGTAGGTCGGACAGACGTTCAGCGTGGCTGCGATCCGTTCCAGTAGCCAGCGTGTCGTCGGCGGGGTCGCATCGTCTGTCATACCGTTGAAACTCGCACTCCGCCCGCTGGACCGATTTGAACGGCAGAGCTTTCCGCGGACAGCCTAGCCTTTCAGGGGCGACGATGCCATCCTCAGGTTGCGTTCGACTCATCATTTGTCGCAGTGCGTGCATCAATTTCGAGTTAGGGCATGCCGCATTCAAAGCACCTGGACAGGACCTTCAGCGTGTTGCGCGACCTGGAACGTGCGGCCACGCCCGACGAGATCGCGCGGCTCCTGGTCGAGGCGTTCAGCCGCTACGGAGTCTCGTACATCATGGCCGGGATCGTCCCGGACCCCGGCCTGCCGAAGCGGCGGCACGCCGGGTTCGTGCTCGCCAGCACCATGCCGGAGGGCTGGGCCCGCCGGTACGTGACGCAGGGCTACGCGCTTCACGATCCCACGGTCCGGCGGCTGTGCACCACGGCGACGCCCTTCGACTGGAATGCCGTGCTGCCGGATACCCCGACGGCCGGGCGCGTCATGAACGAGGCCGGTGAATTCGGCATCCGCGCGGGCATCACGGTTCCGTTC from Methylobacterium radiotolerans JCM 2831 includes the following:
- a CDS encoding SEL1-like repeat protein produces the protein MTRNAMPQLDSFDPEVLDAARDVAARAGVPLETWIASVVPQQQSAGQGNRRHRRRHRAEQLALGGSRPEASAERSPPPASPDHRPHGTAQGADGYGDGIAALMDRLDGLDRALDHERRATQEAEARRLAEIESRIERALKAAPVQQVTERLGDIERRMSQLGEQVAATRQPGRRPRPAAADIRSAVQDIRQRQRELAQSAEAAPAAAPADGGVVASMRLDLARRLEARIEEGVAPSTALLELQEETTRLREAINQLATSRDIGALEQAVVTLASGIERAQAGTDLTAIAVPIEQVRAQVERLAEEVAENVHSRVAEDVRRLAERLDTAAATGAAGPDDHTLAGLFAELEEIRRQIGALAGPERIQGLAQSLQAVSAQIAQLQRTAAAPDLRPLLEEIRSDVKIAAPAALAEQIQALAEKVDVLCARDDWSERAGEASVARSGDMASIHAMLRSLAEKVDQVGTRSEQEGLDALERQVVSLAGRLDAPHSADPALAGLERTMGDLLRQVTALRETAPSEAVVERAARNAVAQTLQTSGLGTAESGEIGLLRASLADMQARQVASDQRLGATLEGVQSALERLLIRLGPAEAVPARAPSLDERLMSSTSPEVALAPVEARPKPRRDGAEASRLADDLLEPGSGRPPREPRSAREPSARRPAQERLGDVAAARSAADAKSETDIKTSFIAAARRAAQAAQAELAAEAPAERREARGDRVAALQGAATGRLGRLRAEIDRRRRPLLLGLAAIVLALGALQAITMRGADEPRPAAPTSQVAPSRGDAATVQRDAPDVSKDAVKESAEAKPAPADPTTTQALPSPVPAEARPNAKSAVPQVSGMNTLQAELGNLPPALAKVKLAALDGDGAAIWDLATREADGRGMPRDLSIAAKLYEKLASAGYAPAQYKLAGHYEKGSGVVRDLDKAKLWYGRAAEQGHARSMHNLAVLYAENPAANGKPDFASAASWFRQGAEFGVRDSQYNLGVLYARGLGLTQDLIQSYAWFSAAASQGDDDAGKKRDDVANKLSPADLASAKSLAANFKPRKIDAAVNEPPAPKLPASAPMSLLGAPMPGAVPFTAPPRRS
- a CDS encoding acyl-CoA dehydrogenase C-terminal domain-containing protein; protein product: MPQYRAPVEDTLFLLTDVLGFHARDNLAGFADASPDVVEAVLREGAKLAEEVLAPLNRTGDVEGCRREADGTVRTPTGFKAAYDTYASGGWMGLSVPEAYGGQGLPHTLNTAIQEFASGANLAFGMYPGLTQGAMAALLVHGSEEQKALYLPKMVEGAWTGTMNLTEPHCGTDLGLLKTKAVPNGDGSYSITGTKIFISAGEHDLAENIVHLVIARIEGAPAGTKGISLFVVPKFLVNADGSLGARNGVSCGSLEHKMGIHGNATCVMNYDGATGWLVGQENRGLNAMFVMMNEARLAVGVQGLGQSEVAYQNAAAYAKDRLQGRALTGAKAPEKAADPIIVHPDVRRTLMQIRAFNEAARALMLWTALQADILHRSEDAKERQAADDHLGLMTPVVKGVFTDRGFANAVEAQQLLGGHGYIEEWGMSQFVRDARIAMIYEGANGIQAMDLIGRKLPKDGGRAMMTFLGEVQTFLKDHGEDPAMAPFTKPLQAGLNDLQGAVMWLMQNAFSKPDNAGAGATDFMHLFGLVALGYMWARIAKAAQAKHAEAPSPRWESKLTSGRFFMERMLPETALRLGRIKAGADSTMALEAEAF
- a CDS encoding DUF3429 domain-containing protein codes for the protein MAHRNSVPLGAIVLGVAGLIPFLGFAALAVSGTDGGLSSIGLSPRTILSAYGAVIASFLGGIRWGAAAARNAGNGDYLVAIVPSLVAWAAMAAPAPWDLRILGGLVLAWGLIDQDLPRRGLAPLWLGRLRLVLSGVAGAALLVAA
- a CDS encoding LuxR family transcriptional regulator; amino-acid sequence: MLRDLERAATPDEIARLLVEAFSRYGVSYIMAGIVPDPGLPKRRHAGFVLASTMPEGWARRYVTQGYALHDPTVRRLCTTATPFDWNAVLPDTPTAGRVMNEAGEFGIRAGITVPFVTLDGEPGGISVSGERIEIDPAERVAVNLVATYAVGQLLLMNSRPAAPAPARLSPREREALQWAAEGKTDVEIGMVMGITAAGVDYHLRSARAKLDTVNRAHTVAQALRSGLIT